Genomic DNA from Thermoanaerobaculia bacterium:
GGTCTCCGCTGCCGATTCGCCGCGCGCGCGCGTCGTCCGGGTGGATCTCGAGCTCGGCGGCGGTCTCCACCAGCTCGCCGAGGGACGAGCTGATCGTGCGGTCGGATGCGGGAGAGATGAGGGCGAGCGGATGGCGCGCGTCCTCGGGCAGCTCGCGGAACGCGTAGAGGCCTTCGGGCGCCTCGCGGTCGAGCTCCTCGGGGAAGAGATGCACGCGGCCGTCGGCCGTGCGCGGGAACACGTCGCCGAACTGGACCGGGCGGGTGCCGGAGTCGGGGTAGGCGATGCCCCCGGCATCGAGCTGCCGACGGATCTCCGCGGCCCTCGGGCTCTGGCCGAGGATCGCGGCGGAGAGCTCCTCTTCCGAATCGGGGTCGCCCGGGCGCGCGAGTCCGGTCCGGCGGCAGAGCTCGGCGAAGACCGCGACGTTGGGCCGGGCTTCTCCCGCCGGGCGCGCGACGGCCGCGGCGTCGTGGAGCGCGTACGCGCCGTAGCCCCGCGACATCTCCCGATGTTCGAAGAACGACGTCGCGGGGAGGACGAGGTCGGCGAGGCGCGCCGTGTCGGTCATCACCTGGTCGAAGACGACCGTGAAGAGATCCTCCCGTTCGAGTCCCGCGCGCACCCTTTCCTGGTTCGGCGCGGTCGCGAGGGCGTTCGAGTTGTAGACGAAGAGGACCTTCACCGGCGGCGAGGTCCCGGGTCCCAGGGCCTCGCCGAGGCGGTTCATGTTGACGATCCGGGCGGCGCCGGGCGGGGCGTCCGCCGCCTCCGCGGAGT
This window encodes:
- a CDS encoding molybdopterin-dependent oxidoreductase, with amino-acid sequence LAHEYADATPALIRRGWGLERNRNGGSAAAAVLALPAVAGKFGVRGGGYTMSNSPAWKLDSAEAADAPPGAARIVNMNRLGEALGPGTSPPVKVLFVYNSNALATAPNQERVRAGLEREDLFTVVFDQVMTDTARLADLVLPATSFFEHREMSRGYGAYALHDAAAVARPAGEARPNVAVFAELCRRTGLARPGDPDSEEELSAAILGQSPRAAEIRRQLDAGGIAYPDSGTRPVQFGDVFPRTADGRVHLFPEELDREAPEGLYAFRELPEDARHPLALISPASDRTISSSLGELVETAAELEIHPDDARARRIGSGDPIRVFNLLGEVVTLARVTPEVRPGVVRLPKGLWAKHTSNGRTSNALCPDTLTDLGGGACFNDARVDVARIPA